GTATGTCGGCTCGGGTCACACTCCGGGGGCGGCCCTCATTGCTTCGGGGATTGCCGAGGACCTGGCTCGGAATCGAGAGCTCGCCCGTGAAGAGTTCCGAGGTGCGGGCGGTGATGCCGTCTGAGCAGCGCCAGCACGAAACCCGCCCGCGTGGAGCGCGAGGAAGAGGCAGTCCGTGTATGGATCGAGCGGCAGTTGCGCGAGTCTCCCCCGCTCTCCTCTGATCAACTGCGGAGCCTGGGGGAGATCCTCGGTCTCCGGCTCACTCGGAAGTCCGCCATACGGGCTTGAGTAGATCCGGATCGAAGGTCTTGTTTCCCTTGCCGCCGGGCACGGCGACGATCGCACTCAGCACCTTCTTGATCGCCTCACGCTTCTGCGTAAGCGTCTTCGACTTCCATGACTTCGCGATGTCCTCTTGGGCTGCTTCCGCTTCCGCCTTCAGTGCTTCGTGCTTGGCCTGGTCGATACGCAGATCCTTGATCCGCCGCTCCAGCACGGGAAGGTTGCGGAAGAACGCCTCATCGTCGATGTCCGTGTCCTCATCATCGTGCCAACGACGCTCCAGCTCGTTGCGGCTTCTGATCGCTCGATCCAGCGGTTCGGCCTTGTCCCAGTCCGGTACGTCCTGAGCCCTGCTCGCGGCCTCCTTCTCCAGCTTCGCGATCACTAGCTTCTCGATGATGTCGTCCGTCTTGTCGCCACGCTTGTACGTCTTGTTGCAGCCACCGTCCACGGTCTTCTTGCACATGTAGGCGTGCTGGTACTTGAGCCAGTCGTTCGCCTTGATCCCGATCATCTTGTTGTTGCAGGGTGTGCCGTCCTCCAGCACGTTGCCGCACCGAAGGATCCCGGTGAGCAGGTACTTGTGGACCAACCCGCCGCGCGGCACTCCGGTCCCGCGCCCCCGCTCCCTGATCTTGGCGGTGACGGCGAACCACTCCTTGGGCGTGACGATCGACTCCCACTCACCCACGATCGGCTGGTCGTCGCCGTCGCGGACGAGTTCGCCCTTGATCTCGCGGTATCCGCAGAGGCGCGCGTTCATGAGCACCTGCTTGACCGTCGCGTACTGGAAGGGGTTACCGCGACTGGTGATGAACCCTGCCTCCTTCCACTG
This sequence is a window from Streptomyces sp. HUAS YS2. Protein-coding genes within it:
- a CDS encoding recombinase family protein, which produces MGKREETISKLRGVPEALPSVEEVRAMLAANPHLKCVVCYARISFDGRVKDAHGIEDQHRDMTDHARRLGWLVVYRYTDNDKSASKESVVRDDFEQLLADLTAGATPEGYPIHGVMAVNDDRLYRRPSDWERYLKAFTSKEDRVYHDSNGVQDLYAEGFEIKGLVGVAMSLSETRKKQRRSRNSHRSRAIRGQSTSAWRPFGWEDDKVTLRPKEADAIRTAAHDVIAGASISEITRQWKEAGFITSRGNPFQYATVKQVLMNARLCGYREIKGELVRDGDDQPIVGEWESIVTPKEWFAVTAKIRERGRGTGVPRGGLVHKYLLTGILRCGNVLEDGTPCNNKMIGIKANDWLKYQHAYMCKKTVDGGCNKTYKRGDKTDDIIEKLVIAKLEKEAASRAQDVPDWDKAEPLDRAIRSRNELERRWHDDEDTDIDDEAFFRNLPVLERRIKDLRIDQAKHEALKAEAEAAQEDIAKSWKSKTLTQKREAIKKVLSAIVAVPGGKGNKTFDPDLLKPVWRTSE